TCAATGTACCTACTGTTCTATCTGCACATCGACAAGAAATCTGCCCCAATTCATGAAATCCAAAAGTCTGGGTCTGGCCACAACTCTTGCAATGACAAATAAAACCATAATTACTGCAAAAATATAAAGGAAATTAGTAACTTGGCATTCAATTATATCTACAAATTGGtgtgggattttttttcccattcaACCACAAGTGGCCAGGTTCCACTATCAACAGATACTGGAACAAACCCGGGTTCACCCAGTCTGTGGGATATTTGGAAATAAGAAAAGCATTGAGTTCACCTGATACCATCTTCTTTTCCATGGCGCAGTTGTATCATTGCTCGGAAAATAGGACCGTGATATGCATAATAAGAGAATACTGGTGTTATGTGAAATCCCAACATCGCTGCTTCCCGTGCAGCACCACCTAAAAGCATTCGCAGACCGATCTCATTCGGATATGGCACGGGGCGAACATATGCACCATATGAAGACAATGAGCtaagagaaacaaaatgttATGGTGCTGACATGCAATATTTATGACCACTATAATCTGCAGTATGAAACTGCCTCCATCaccaattaaaaaaataaaatacaatgCCAGAGTACATAAAAAGCAAAATTAGGTCAAtttagaaaacaaaaggatacTAGTACTCGCATAACAATTGTAGTGTAGAGATGCTCCCAACACTCCGATAAGACAGTGACATACACAATATTAGAGTCGAAACAGTAAGCAAGCGATCGGCAAAAGACAACCGGTACCAAAGGTGGGACTTGTTTCACTTGATTAGTGCAGTATtggggcgggggaggagagagaCCAGAAGAATGATTCATTCAGAATTTGGATTGACGAGCCATTTTGCACTATCTAATCAAATTTATGAGGACATAGTAACACCCAGCCAGCATTCCTAGTTTCCATTTACCAGTTGAAAAACCATGTACTAGTATGTCATTAGGATACTGATATGGCAATAGTAACTGAACTATAACAAGCAATTcaaccaaagaaaaataatttcgCAAAACTTGAACAGCTTAATCTGGTTTCAATATTTCACAATTCTAATTGGGATATCAAAAATGTGAGAAGTTAAGCGAAAAGCGTTGTGAACCTAATTAAGAGGTGCGCGATGCATAAATGGATCAAGAACTCACCATTTCCCGCCATACCCTCTCGCCGAGCGCCAATCAGTTGACGTCAGGTACAGGAGGCCCCCAATCTTGAGCGCCAGAAACGCCGCCCGTATGTATTCGGCTTCGCTGCCGAACGAGTCCACGTCGATGACGTCGAAGTACTCGCGCCGGAGGTACCTCTCCGCGAGCAGCCGGGTGGCATCGAGGTGCGACACCACCCACCGCCTTTGCCCGTCTAGGGGCTCCGGCTCGAAGCGAGAGAGGTTACCCACGACGACGGGCCGGAGAGCGTCGGAGGCGTCATTGGCCCAGACGAAGTCAGCGCCGGCCTGCGCGAGGTAGCGGAGCGCGCGGATGCCACAGCCGCACATTGCATCGAGGCAGAGGAAAGGGCCTGAGGGGtcgaggcggcgccggcggtggatGGTGGCCGCGAGGACAGCGAGGTCGCGCCCCGGGGCGCTCTCGCTGCGGTAGAAGGCGGAGCCCGGGTCGAAGGAGACGCCGCGCTCGGAGTGCGTGCAGCGGGGTGGCGTGGGGCCGAGCCGGCGGTGTTGAAGGGGAGGGGGGAGGGTTTGGTGGAAGgagacagcggcggcggacgccaTGGTGGCAGCCAACGCGTCCTTTGGATTGGGTTGAGCGCAGGCTTTTTCGCGGGCACGACAAAACGACCAACGCACCGTGTCAGTCTCATCACAGGTCTCCTCACAAGTCTCTGCTAGCGACTATCTTTTGCTCGCCAGCCGTATacgctaattttttttaaataatacgattttttaattatttttgaaaataatacgcggtttttaaaattttcaaaaataatgcCGGCCTCGGCCTAGACGAATGGGCCCAGTTGGCCTGGCCCAAaccgattaggcccagtcggcctcggccaggccgactgcaggccgCATGCTCAGCCCGCGGGGCCCCCACgaggcagtcggcctggcccaggccgactgaagccCAGTTGGCTtagcccaggccgactggtcCAAAtggtttgggccaggccgattgGATTCAGTCGGTTTGGGCCAGGCCAATTCGAAGtaattcattttttgtttcggaTCCTTGCGGTCTTTTGAactgggccaggccgattcgaagtaattccattttttgtttcggaTCCTTGCGGTCTTTTAAACTAAAAAACTCGGCAACTTAGATAAAAGTAACACGCCGAATCCGATTGAAAGTAATTAGTCTTCGCCGCTAGTTCgttgcatgatcaacgcatacacggccgaggcccattttttgttcctttgcctctccctttctctttgcctctccctttctgcctcacgagcatccttgcgccttTGTTCCTCCTTttgcatctcaagcgctttctccctgtttttccttagtgcttcgtcaatccaacgatGTTGTTCttccctatgctctttcatctctctctctcttgctcctctttctcctgggctgcagctttttccgcacgctcctccgcgtggaaacgctgccatgcatttcgggaccttgttttgatctcttccaccgcccaatccggcatctccgtgtcaatccaatgataccacatgcataggggcggaggagactacaaaaaagtctactgttacaaatctgatatgacacagaaaacatgttttagaacacctaaatgtgcttaccggaggcttgtcgtacggcgaaaccAAAacaggtggttcatactcatagttcccgcacatgaaaaacctcatgcccagcttatctgaaaaatctgtcacctctttcaccttgcatagattgccgcaccaacacctggGATGTTCCACCCCCCGAGGCAACATCGAATgtttcatcctcctcggcctcttgCCCTGGTCGGAGCAAGGCAAAATCATTGGGGGACActggaatattggaaaaaacagtagtgggaaggatgcttggatgactaccggagatgaggtatttataggctctcaaactcattctcccgccaccgtttcccacCTCGTTTTCCCGCCAGCGTTTCCCTCCTCGTTTTCCCGCCAgcgtttcccgcctcgttttcCCCCCAacgtttcccgcctccttttcccgccaccgtttcccgccaccgtttcccatctatttgtatcttctgtagctataaaagaccgtccatGGTATTGAAGTGTAGTCTCACTATTTCGTCTGGGAAGATGTCGTCCGGCTTCCCAGATGATCGTAGATTTTGGTCAGGTATGTCCCGTGAGCTATTGTGGTTAGCCGGTGATTTCAAGGTAGACAATAGGATAGTTCCATGGGACGAACTCATTAGTAGTGGCACTCTACTAACTGAGTTGGGCCACCAATTATATAGGTGCAATTTCCCATTGAGGACTTCTGCAGAGATACGGCAAGAACTGCTAAGGTTGCACGAAAGGTGGAAGAAGCACAGTAAAGGTAAGAGTGAGTCATACTTACAATGGGCTAGAAAacatccattgttatgggttgaagaggaggaatccgatgaagatatcttcatgccaagcaaaacgggtaagagttcttcatcgtccaaggaGAAAAGTACTGCACCGTCGGAGcgaaagagcacatcatcgtccaaggggaagagtacatcatcgtccgatgaagatatcttcatgccaagcaaaacgggtaagagttcttcatcgtccaaggaGAAGAGTacgcaccgtcgaagggaaagagcacatcatcgtctAAGGGCAAGAGCACTTCATCTTCGTAGGGCTAGAGTTAGGTTATTTTAAtttaagttgtcggttttaatttcagtctttctattgcatatgtatttcagtcctgccgttttttatttgcaaatgtaacttgaataagaatgcgaaaaatagtaacatgtctctctcatacataggtataaatatgtctcatagataggtagaaatatgtctcatacataggacTTACATGCAAATATCAGGCATGGCGTCTGGGACGACTTTCCGggggtgcctgtggcgtggtccagccatacctatgaggtggcacaacgttgcgcggaggaatcacggacccatcctcacgatactgtgtatcctcctgtgtggggtctggtggcggagtactgaacatccagctgtgttggacagaatagtcctctccttgagtgtgatcctgctcactaccccacgagggatcggacaacgacgactgatgcccgtaggctcctgcatgtgggaaagtacttagcattagaattgtgtagcagtcatggtaatgaacacgatagatagaaatatacataccctgtggctgggtctgtggacgaaactcgaagttcatcctgggactttgctggtgctgccacgccgaacctccagcctgaaaagaggggggctgctgctgccacgccgaacctccagcctcaaaagagggctgctgctggtgccaatagtcgaaagaagactgcggTTGGTGCCACAAcgaacctccggcctgctcaggaggtggtggcctgggcgtcgactgctctggtagacgtggacgcaggtggtgtcgggggtgcggtgcttcctgctaacgtggccgctgctggtgcctggagtgacgagggggccgtacggacgcctggtggtgaacgacgtccgaagtgcgggtgcacgtgatagccgcgtaaacagagcgtagcttctcctccattcatctaagccaggactggtgcggctcccgtagtagtagaagtggaccggtcgaaagcgaacgtccatacgcagcgaactcggcctgtaaatcctgtgtcaactgagcctgcaattggcatgaagagtattacatatatatggcaaagtacgtaacaaacacatgcattatgttaagagaagatacttaccgcgtgctgtctagagcctgaagtagactggttagggtacatatcttgcaaactcggctcggctatctcctgggggtgagagtgctgaatgatgctcaatcgggtagctgtcacgtacctctgcaaatatccgttgaatagatcgagatcGAAGGCCtccaatggccaaacccgtgtcgtcgcagtctcccactttgtgacgtacgactgaaccctctgcagccactgagTCTCAGTCCTGGTACTTCCCTTCCTAGTAAACCCGAGATcgcaatagaaagttgaacaattaaattCTGGACAATTCTGGAAGACAATCATAAATTGCAGAACTGCACATACCTGTGGACGATctgtggaagtggatcctccgtcggtggaggaacgaccaactggcgtgccccaaactgcctcatgaccctctgctgggccatctcctccacgcagacgtcgaagatgatctttgattttgtcatccagtaagcgtattctctcgtgcagaccgtggacatcccgccagggtatctatcatcgatggcgtcctgtgtgtacggctcccagacaaccgcctcagagtgcaacacgtcgaactgctcgttgaatgatgggtagcaattcctgacctgatcgtgtgtaaagcgtctctgtaaaaaaaagaagttagcttcattcatggtttatgtaaactaatgtatgaatttcacattcgacataccttgctacgtgtccaaattgtcacgaaagtaggcaggtcgatgtgttctaactcaaacaactcctgctcagggttagggtgatcacccgtaacgtctggtcggccgatagaaaacctctcccacgaccagagctgcaacaataaaggacatccaagcaaggctgacttgggcgacgcaagctggcaagcgttgcacatacctcggtacgtagccgctaagacggccgaaccccaactcctctgtgtgatgtcatcaccacaagttgcatttgcgatctccactgcaatagggatgtagcgtgcgctaatggtggtgacgtggttctcggtgaacatcaccttctcgagaagccacattatatatgcctcaaggctccgagtgatctgaggCTCGGTCATTTGGGTCTTTGGATACcccaaacttctgaatctggatgcaacaaaaaccaagtgttagtaaacccatgcaagtatatgaggtatgctcttagatatattaacttaaaacacatcgatctaacctgataattgagcaaccaatctagcttaggtccgtgagcctctaaggtgagtggcccagctccggtaagaataccttgaaaacatagggcacaaattaacacatagttccacatagagtacaaattaaaacacagggCACAGAttaacacataccttgaaagcgtagtgccataccctcctgccaatcagctggtgtctgcaacggtcctatgggatcacccaccaatggtagtcccagcagcatcgacacatcctggagagtaggagccatctcttcccagcgaaagtgaaatgtgtgtgtctcgggcctccatctgtccactaagcagctcagtagcgagtggtcaatttgtagCCGTGTAGAGTTGAAGCTTCGTCGCTCAccctctaccatttccgcacgagttgcctcaacaagtcgtgcgaaaggtaaaaggccagcccacttcaaactgcataaataaaatggacatgcaaggatgaataaataaaatggacatgcaagggatgaataaataaaatgtaaatgGAAGAGATGCTTGAATTAGatgtacatgcaagggatgaataaataaaatggacatgcaagggatgattgaataaatagcgctgaatccaggcagggtgtatcatccaattttccttatGAGTGCGCAtgacaaggggctcgacactctcaggatgcgccaccaatcgagcagcccgatgcttactctcaatctccggagatagcaatgatactctctccattttgtacctgcaacatttataaacatagttagacatacaaattaaagtgaagcatagttaaaccgagagtacatattaaaccatagttgaacaaagcgtacaaattaacacacagttccagacagagtacaaattaaaacttagggcacaaattaacacttagtttcatagagtacaaattaaaacttagTTTCAcgtagagtacaaattaaaacatagagcacaaattaacacatagtttcacatatagtacaaattaaagatgtcgtcgctcggtgctccgacaccgggggcgtgcagccacgtccccctttcaggttcggtaggggcgtccggggtggagaccagatgatcgccggcacggccgacgaggccctactgggccggcgaggcaaagtgctagaggtacgcgctagtccaaaaacagacgtacgcacgatttttacccaggttcgggccacccggaggtgtaaaaccctacgtcctgcctatctgagctggtattgattacggatcaaatgtttacaggttgccgggcaagctcccgggctttctctcagtggctaggcactccttaccgctctctgctggctgcctgcTGGAGCCACTAAacatctatcgagcgagcttcgtccgaaccaattaactaaccaactgactaacctgtcaaccttccttttttcagaccgttggcatgggtcctccttttatacacaaggggatgccacatgtgccacggtgcatgggctacaagtgtccagcggggaggcatgcgactctccctggtgagttggtggcatgcatgggtgccacctccactgctaggggcctaagaccctagggtaggattggacaaccactgttccttcgacccgacgggtaactacccgtcggtcggctcgtttactgagccgcgcaccTTACTCCtagccttggtgggaccgcgcgttccgcgcccgccacgcgcccgtgtggcgctgtccagcgggccccacgacccgagacgggggcacgcgtccgggagcctccagtccccgcaagtcagcccgggaagcacccgggcctagcgcgcccgggaacctcctcccgggaagcagcttcccggggggtgcctaatcgggaatattTCGGGAGgccccgctagcccatttcggggctggtagcttgccgggaagctcgttggcgctccccgggatgagaccttcccgggaacccgggggagggggccacgcgtcgcgcagcggtggtaccccgggtgccactggtgcgacaaaaACATagagcacaaattaacacatagtttcacatatagtacaaattaaaacatagagtacaaattaacacatagtttcacatatgcatgataagcctagtttcttcctctccctcatcgtccacgtctccctcttccacgggcagtagctccaccagtaccgaaagttggacaataagtgtccctatggccaaaatggttgcatagaaaatattgtcgtgacggtcctccggcttcagattcatccatatcattttggatgcgcctggacgggcgtctgcctgtgcctgtccGAAGTAGCCCGGGTCAGGGATGTACCGCCTTTCACCaggggttaccttgttgaaattgcccattgcacgaaaccctagcatctcacccgtccatgtgctaagcacagactctttcagataatagggagacacaaatgagattgcgtccatccctagctgcccgcaagcagcaagtacatgtgagcaaggaaggtgaagcaactttggtttgttgcaggtgcactcacacgttggccacgcttcatttccaatc
The Brachypodium distachyon strain Bd21 chromosome 2, Brachypodium_distachyon_v3.0, whole genome shotgun sequence genome window above contains:
- the LOC100833677 gene encoding tRNA (guanine(26)-N(2))-dimethyltransferase isoform X1, with product MASAAAVSFHQTLPPPLQHRRLGPTPPRCTHSERGVSFDPGSAFYRSESAPGRDLAVLAATIHRRRRLDPSGPFLCLDAMCGCGIRALRYLAQAGADFVWANDASDALRPVVVGNLSRFEPEPLDGQRRWVVSHLDATRLLAERYLRREYFDVIDVDSFGSEAEYIRAAFLALKIGGLLYLTSTDWRSARGYGGKCSLSSYGAYVRPVPYPNEIGLRMLLGGAAREAAMLGFHITPVFSYYAYHGPIFRAMIQLRHGKEDGISNYGFICHCKSCGQTQTFGFHELGQISCRCADRTDATSITVVGPLWTGPLHDASSITEMLNLAVEWGWAYTTGNGVTLEKLLVTMIDESDLRLPPGYIRLDEIASRAKVNSPPLGTLINSLQKEGYAACRSHIGANAIKTNCPITSCIEVAREIRNLR
- the LOC100833677 gene encoding uncharacterized protein LOC100833677 isoform X2, with the protein product MASAAAVSFHQTLPPPLQHRRLGPTPPRCTHSERGVSFDPGSAFYRSESAPGRDLAVLAATIHRRRRLDPSGPFLCLDAMCGCGIRALRYLAQAGADFVWANDASDALRPVVVGNLSRFEPEPLDGQRRWVVSHLDATRLLAERYLRREYFDVIDVDSFGSEAEYIRAAFLALKIGGLLYLTSTDWRSARGYGGKWWCCTGSSDVGISHNTSILLLCISRSYFPSNDTTAPWKRRWYQDATSITVVGPLWTGPLHDASSITEMLNLAVEWGWAYTTGNGVTLEKLLVTMIDESDLRLPPGYIRLDEIASRAKVNSPPLGTLINSLQKEGYAACRSHIGANAIKTNCPITSCIEVAREIRNLR